From the genome of Polyodon spathula isolate WHYD16114869_AA chromosome 14, ASM1765450v1, whole genome shotgun sequence, one region includes:
- the atg4c gene encoding cysteine protease ATG4C isoform X3, whose product MENNERDEVEKLKSMFVSAWHNVQYSWILKTKTYFSRNSPVFLLGKCYHFKAEDWTWSHALKMDGLDTESWTASAARKLVSSFESSFQGPKPLESPARAPGRVEEASTHLNCVYHRKIVSWFADCPAAQIGVHRLIELGHASGKSAGDWYGPALVAHILGKAVKEATDPELQGITVYVAQDCTVYSADVIDSLQKPAQGPETETRVNRKAVIILIPVRLGGEKTNPEYFDFVKGILSLEYCIGIIGGKPKQAYYFVGFQDDSLIYMDPHYCQSFVDVSMNGFPLESFHCPSPKKMSFTKMDPSCTIGFYTRSVQDFEKISEEIAKVLKPSSKEKYPAFTFVKGHGRDYDYEQSESTSEGEPRHPKYSPGDFVLL is encoded by the exons atggaaaataatgaACGAGACGAGGTGGAAAAACTGAAATCGATGTTTGTGTCGGCATggcacaatgtacagtaca GTTGGATACTGAAAACAAAGACTTATTTTAGCAGGAATTCGCCTGTTTTTCTGTTGGgaaaatgttatcattttaaGGCAgaag ACTGGACCTGGTCTCATGCCTTAAAGATGGACGGACTGGACACCGAGTCATGGACCGCCAGCGCAGCCAGGAAGCTTGTTTCCTCTTTCGAGTCATCGTTTCAGGGACCGAAACCCCTAGAGAGCCCCGCTCGAGCTCCTGGGAGAGTGGAGGAAGCAAGCACCCACCTGAACTGTGTTTATCACCGCAAAATAGTGTCCTGGTTTGCGGACTGTCCTGCGGCGCAGATTGGTGTGCACAGGCTCATTGAGCTCGGGCACGCGTCTGGAAAGTCAGCTGGGGACTGGTATGGGCCAGCCTTGGTCGCCCACATACTCGG AAAAGCTGTTAAGGAAGCAACAGACCCTGAATTACAAGGCATAACAGTTTACGTTGCTCAGGACTGCACAG TTTACAGTGCTGATGTTATTGATAGCCTCCAGAAACCTGCTCAGGGCCCAGAAACTGAAACCAGAGTCAACAGAAAAGCTGTAATTATCCTTATACCTGTGAGGCTTGGCGGAGAAAAAACCAACCCGGAATACTTTGACTTTGTAAAG gGCATTTTAAGTCTTGAATATTGCATTGGGATCATTGGTGGAAAGCCCAAACAGGCGTATTACTTCGTTGGATTTCAAG ATGACAGTTTGATTTACATGGATCCTCATTACTGCCAGTCTTTTGTAGATGTCAGCATGAACGGTTTCCCACTCGAG TCATTCCACTGTCCCTCGcctaaaaaaatgtcatttactAAAATGGACCCAAGCTGCACCATCGGGTTTTACACAAGAAGTGTACAAGACTTTGAAAAGATCAGTGAAGAAATAGCAAAG GTGCTCAAACCCTCATCTAAAGAGAAGTACCCAGCGTTTACCTTCGTAAAAGGCCATGGGCGTGATTATGATTATGAACAAAGTGAGTCGACTTCAGAAGGGGAACCAAGGCATCCAAAATACAGCCCAGGAGATTTTGTGTTGCTGTGA
- the atg4c gene encoding cysteine protease ATG4C isoform X1, protein MENNERDEVEKLKSMFVSAWHNVQYSWILKTKTYFSRNSPVFLLGKCYHFKAEEASVESVTGSCSGEASERELVIGSVVEFRRDFASRIWLTYREQFPQIQGSSFTSDCGWGCTLRTGQMLLAQGLVLHLLGRDWTWSHALKMDGLDTESWTASAARKLVSSFESSFQGPKPLESPARAPGRVEEASTHLNCVYHRKIVSWFADCPAAQIGVHRLIELGHASGKSAGDWYGPALVAHILGKAVKEATDPELQGITVYVAQDCTVYSADVIDSLQKPAQGPETETRVNRKAVIILIPVRLGGEKTNPEYFDFVKGILSLEYCIGIIGGKPKQAYYFVGFQDDSLIYMDPHYCQSFVDVSMNGFPLESFHCPSPKKMSFTKMDPSCTIGFYTRSVQDFEKISEEIAKVLKPSSKEKYPAFTFVKGHGRDYDYEQSESTSEGEPRHPKYSPGDFVLL, encoded by the exons atggaaaataatgaACGAGACGAGGTGGAAAAACTGAAATCGATGTTTGTGTCGGCATggcacaatgtacagtaca GTTGGATACTGAAAACAAAGACTTATTTTAGCAGGAATTCGCCTGTTTTTCTGTTGGgaaaatgttatcattttaaGGCAgaag AAGCCTCTGTGGAGAGCGTCACAGGGAGCTGCAGTGGCGAGGCCTCGGAAAGGGAGCTTGTTATCGGCAGCGTGGTGGAGTTTCGTAGGGACTTTGCCTCTCGAATCTGGCTGACGTACCGAGAGCAGTTCCCTCAGATCCAGGGCTCCAGCTTCACCTCAGACTGCGGCTGGGGCTGCACACTCCGGACTGGGCAGATGCTGCTGGCTCAGGGCCTGGTGCTTCATCTCCTAGGCAGAG ACTGGACCTGGTCTCATGCCTTAAAGATGGACGGACTGGACACCGAGTCATGGACCGCCAGCGCAGCCAGGAAGCTTGTTTCCTCTTTCGAGTCATCGTTTCAGGGACCGAAACCCCTAGAGAGCCCCGCTCGAGCTCCTGGGAGAGTGGAGGAAGCAAGCACCCACCTGAACTGTGTTTATCACCGCAAAATAGTGTCCTGGTTTGCGGACTGTCCTGCGGCGCAGATTGGTGTGCACAGGCTCATTGAGCTCGGGCACGCGTCTGGAAAGTCAGCTGGGGACTGGTATGGGCCAGCCTTGGTCGCCCACATACTCGG AAAAGCTGTTAAGGAAGCAACAGACCCTGAATTACAAGGCATAACAGTTTACGTTGCTCAGGACTGCACAG TTTACAGTGCTGATGTTATTGATAGCCTCCAGAAACCTGCTCAGGGCCCAGAAACTGAAACCAGAGTCAACAGAAAAGCTGTAATTATCCTTATACCTGTGAGGCTTGGCGGAGAAAAAACCAACCCGGAATACTTTGACTTTGTAAAG gGCATTTTAAGTCTTGAATATTGCATTGGGATCATTGGTGGAAAGCCCAAACAGGCGTATTACTTCGTTGGATTTCAAG ATGACAGTTTGATTTACATGGATCCTCATTACTGCCAGTCTTTTGTAGATGTCAGCATGAACGGTTTCCCACTCGAG TCATTCCACTGTCCCTCGcctaaaaaaatgtcatttactAAAATGGACCCAAGCTGCACCATCGGGTTTTACACAAGAAGTGTACAAGACTTTGAAAAGATCAGTGAAGAAATAGCAAAG GTGCTCAAACCCTCATCTAAAGAGAAGTACCCAGCGTTTACCTTCGTAAAAGGCCATGGGCGTGATTATGATTATGAACAAAGTGAGTCGACTTCAGAAGGGGAACCAAGGCATCCAAAATACAGCCCAGGAGATTTTGTGTTGCTGTGA
- the atg4c gene encoding cysteine protease ATG4C isoform X2, producing MENNERDEVEKLKSMFVSAWHNVQYSWILKTKTYFSRNSPVFLLGKCYHFKAEASVESVTGSCSGEASERELVIGSVVEFRRDFASRIWLTYREQFPQIQGSSFTSDCGWGCTLRTGQMLLAQGLVLHLLGRDWTWSHALKMDGLDTESWTASAARKLVSSFESSFQGPKPLESPARAPGRVEEASTHLNCVYHRKIVSWFADCPAAQIGVHRLIELGHASGKSAGDWYGPALVAHILGKAVKEATDPELQGITVYVAQDCTVYSADVIDSLQKPAQGPETETRVNRKAVIILIPVRLGGEKTNPEYFDFVKGILSLEYCIGIIGGKPKQAYYFVGFQDDSLIYMDPHYCQSFVDVSMNGFPLESFHCPSPKKMSFTKMDPSCTIGFYTRSVQDFEKISEEIAKVLKPSSKEKYPAFTFVKGHGRDYDYEQSESTSEGEPRHPKYSPGDFVLL from the exons atggaaaataatgaACGAGACGAGGTGGAAAAACTGAAATCGATGTTTGTGTCGGCATggcacaatgtacagtaca GTTGGATACTGAAAACAAAGACTTATTTTAGCAGGAATTCGCCTGTTTTTCTGTTGGgaaaatgttatcattttaaGGCAgaag CCTCTGTGGAGAGCGTCACAGGGAGCTGCAGTGGCGAGGCCTCGGAAAGGGAGCTTGTTATCGGCAGCGTGGTGGAGTTTCGTAGGGACTTTGCCTCTCGAATCTGGCTGACGTACCGAGAGCAGTTCCCTCAGATCCAGGGCTCCAGCTTCACCTCAGACTGCGGCTGGGGCTGCACACTCCGGACTGGGCAGATGCTGCTGGCTCAGGGCCTGGTGCTTCATCTCCTAGGCAGAG ACTGGACCTGGTCTCATGCCTTAAAGATGGACGGACTGGACACCGAGTCATGGACCGCCAGCGCAGCCAGGAAGCTTGTTTCCTCTTTCGAGTCATCGTTTCAGGGACCGAAACCCCTAGAGAGCCCCGCTCGAGCTCCTGGGAGAGTGGAGGAAGCAAGCACCCACCTGAACTGTGTTTATCACCGCAAAATAGTGTCCTGGTTTGCGGACTGTCCTGCGGCGCAGATTGGTGTGCACAGGCTCATTGAGCTCGGGCACGCGTCTGGAAAGTCAGCTGGGGACTGGTATGGGCCAGCCTTGGTCGCCCACATACTCGG AAAAGCTGTTAAGGAAGCAACAGACCCTGAATTACAAGGCATAACAGTTTACGTTGCTCAGGACTGCACAG TTTACAGTGCTGATGTTATTGATAGCCTCCAGAAACCTGCTCAGGGCCCAGAAACTGAAACCAGAGTCAACAGAAAAGCTGTAATTATCCTTATACCTGTGAGGCTTGGCGGAGAAAAAACCAACCCGGAATACTTTGACTTTGTAAAG gGCATTTTAAGTCTTGAATATTGCATTGGGATCATTGGTGGAAAGCCCAAACAGGCGTATTACTTCGTTGGATTTCAAG ATGACAGTTTGATTTACATGGATCCTCATTACTGCCAGTCTTTTGTAGATGTCAGCATGAACGGTTTCCCACTCGAG TCATTCCACTGTCCCTCGcctaaaaaaatgtcatttactAAAATGGACCCAAGCTGCACCATCGGGTTTTACACAAGAAGTGTACAAGACTTTGAAAAGATCAGTGAAGAAATAGCAAAG GTGCTCAAACCCTCATCTAAAGAGAAGTACCCAGCGTTTACCTTCGTAAAAGGCCATGGGCGTGATTATGATTATGAACAAAGTGAGTCGACTTCAGAAGGGGAACCAAGGCATCCAAAATACAGCCCAGGAGATTTTGTGTTGCTGTGA